From a region of the Haematobia irritans isolate KBUSLIRL chromosome 4, ASM5000362v1, whole genome shotgun sequence genome:
- the LOC142235314 gene encoding TGF-beta receptor type-1-like: KINKIEEDPFAPEDHLLLRILYTIQLCHVIGKGRFGEVWRGHWRGENVALKIVSSREECSYRILKSKNILVKSNLTCAIADLGLVVRHIE, encoded by the exons aaaataaataagattgAAGAAGATCCATTTGCTCCTGAGGACCATTTGCTCCTGAGGATTCTGTATACGATCCAATTGTGCCATGTTATTGGAAAGGGTCGCTTTGGTGAAGTTTGGCGCGGTCATTGGCGTGGTGAAAATGTGGctctaaaaattgtttctagtcGAGAGGAATGCTCATA TCGCATACTGAAATCGAAAAATATATTGgttaaatccaatttaacttgTGCCATTGCTGATTTGGGTTTAGTAGTGAGGCACATTGAGTAG